Proteins found in one Miscanthus floridulus cultivar M001 chromosome 4, ASM1932011v1, whole genome shotgun sequence genomic segment:
- the LOC136551786 gene encoding putative CBL-interacting protein kinase 27: protein MEDAVAADGKSVLLGRYELGRVLGHGNFGRVHAARDLRTGRGVAVKVVAKDKLERAGMAEQIKREIAVMKMVSHPNIVELHEVMATRSKIYLALELVRGGELFSRITRVGRVREDVARRYFRQLVSAVDFCHGRGVFHRDLKLENLLLDEAGNLKVADFGLSALAGHARSDGLLHTACGTPSYVAPEVLGGKGYDGAKADLWSCGVILYVLLVGSLPFHEDNLMVMYRKMQRGEFLCPPWISADARKLIGGLLDPNPSTRITVARLVETPWYQKPLPVLPPLTLKEPAPGPTADALHASADDEEEPEVLNAFHLISLSEGFDLSPLFDQGRGVGRSSAGGIRFATREAASSVVSRLESLVAGRGANMRVTKSGSRGVRLEAVSRGRTGARLAVAAEIFSVEPSVLLVDVKKDGGDTMEYRSFCSEELRPALKDIVWASGEDTPGAA, encoded by the coding sequence ATGGAGGATGCGGTGGCGGCGGACGGGAAGAGCGTGCTGCTGGGGCGGTACGAGCTGGGGCGGGTGCTGGGGCACGGCAACTTCGGGCGGGTGCACGCGGCGCGGGACCTGCGCACGGGCCGCGGCGTCGCGgtcaaggtggtggccaaggacaAGCTGGAGCGCGCGGGCATGGCGGAGCAGATCAAGCGGGAGATCGcagtcatgaagatggtgtcCCACCCCAACATCGTGGAGCTGCACGAGGTGATGGCCACCCGCTCCAAGATCTACCTCGCGCTCGAGCTCGTCCGCGGCGGGGAGCTCTTCTCCCGCATCACGCGCGTGGGGCGGGTCCGGGAGGACGTCGCGCGCCGTTACTTCCGCCAGCTCGTCTCCGCGGTCGACTTCTGCCACGGCCGCGGGGTGTTCCACCGAGACCTCAAGCTCGAGAACCTGCTCCTCGACGAGGCAGGCAACCTCAAAGTGGCGGACTTCGGGCTCAGCGCGCTCGCCGGCCACGCACGCTCCGACGGGCTACTCCATACCGCCTGCGGCACGCCATCGTACGTCGCCCCCGAGGTGCTTGGCGGGAAGGGCTACGACGGCGCCAAGGCGGACCTCTGGTCCTGTGGCGTCATCCTCTACGTGCTCCTCGTCGGCAGCTTGCCGTTCCACGAGGACAACCTCATGGTCATGTACCGGAAGATGCAGCGCGGCGAGTTCCTCTGCCCGCCGTGGATCTCAGCGGACGCCCGGAAGCTCATCGGCGGGCTGCTTGACCCCAACCCGAGCACTCGCATCACCGTCGCTCGCCTCGTCGAGACGCCGTGGTACCAGAAGCCGTTGCCCGTCCTGCCGCCCCTCACCCTCAAGGAGCCAGCACCCGGGCCAACCGCGGACGCGCTCCACGCCAGCGCTGACGACGAGGAAGAGCCCGAGGTGCTGAACGCGTTCCACCTCATCTCTCTCTCGGAGGGCTTCGACCTGTCCCCGCTCTTCGACCAGGGCCGCGGCGTAGGGAGGTCCAGCGCGGGCGGCATCCGTTTCGCGACGCGTGAGGCCGCCAGCAGCGTGGTCTCCCGTCTGGAGTCGTTGGTCGCCGGCCGCGGAGCCAACATGCGCGTGACAAAGAGCGGCTCGCGGGGCGTCCGTTTGGAGGCCGTGTCGCGCGGGCGCACGGGGGCGCGGCTGGCAGTGGCCGCGGAGATCTTCAGCGTGGAGCCGTCGGTGCTCCTGGTGGACGTGAAGAAGGACGGTGGCGACACCATGGAGTACCGGTCGTTCTGTAGCGAGGAGCTCCGGCCGGCGCTCAAGGACATCGTCTGGGCCTCCGGCGAGGACACTCCGGGCGCCGCTTGA